The genomic stretch CTGCAGATTTTGTATTCAATAAGGCTGCATGTATCACAAGATTAGTTCCAAAAGCCACACTCATTTCATTGCTTGTAAATAAAGATAAAACTTTTATATCCTGATTCGTTTTCTGTTGTATTGCATAGATTGCTTGTAAAATTTTCCGTTTACTATCTTCCGTAGCTTCTTTTGCATGAAGTATGAGAGCAACCTGACCAGAGCGGATAGCGGAATCAACTTTGGTTAAACCTGTAACAACAGCACCTGCTTTTCGCGCCATAGAAAGGCTTCCAAGGGCAGATTTTAGGAGAAGTTTATCCACAATATTAGCAAGATTTGAAGCAACCTCCACATCTGTTTTAAGATTTTTGCTAAAAGCTTTACGTTTAATTGCTTCTTCAATAATATTATAATGAGCAGAGACCCAAATACCACGCCCAGGCAAATTAGCTTTAAGATCGGGGATAATTTGATTGTTTGGACCAACGACAAAGCGGATCAACGCTGTCGCTGAAGCACTCTTCTTTGTCACAATGCAGGTTCGCTCATTCATTTAAAGTGTGTTTCCCATCATTTAAAGTGTGTCTTCATCCACGGTATTTATTTTCTCATTTTCTGTAGAATTTTCTGCGACACAATCAGTTTGACATATCCAACCTGCTTGCACACGTGCAGCTAAAATCATAGCTTCTGCATCAGTACGTGTAATATCAAATGGGGTTAAGATACCAGAGAAGTTCTGAACTTGACCTCCTTTGCGTTCTCGCCAACCAATTAAATCGTCAACTGCATAACCTGCAAAATCGTCTATTGTTTTAATACCATCTTCACCAATAGCGACCAACATCGCACTTGTCATACCAGGAAGTTCTCGCAATTCATCAGCAACACCGAGTTTTTTACGTTTTTCATCTAATTCTTTTTCTTTGTGTTCTAGGTATTCACGTGCACGGCTTTGAATTTCTGAAGCAGTTTCACGATCAAAACCATCAATAGAAGCAATTTCTTCAAGATCAACATAGGCAATTTCTTCAATTGAAGCAAAGCCTTCTGATGCCATAACTTGTCCGACCATTTCATCAACATCTAAGGATTCCATGAAAAGCTTACTGCGTTCATTAAATTCTTTTTGGCGATTTTCGGATTCTTCTTGTTCTGTTAAGATATCAATGCTCCACCCTGTTAATTGCGAAGCTAAACGAACATTTTGCCCACGTCGCCCAATAGCGAGACTGAGTTGGTCATCAGGGACAACAACCTCAATACGTTCTGCCTCTTCATCGAGGACGACTTTTGAAACTTCAGCAGGCTGTAGTGCATTGACAATAAATGTTGCAGCATCAGGTGACCAAGGAATAATATCAATTTTTTCTCCTTGCAATTCTGCAACAACAGCTTGAACCCGACTTCCCCGCATGCCAACGCATGCTCCAACAGGATCAATTGAGCCATCACGTGAAACGACAGCAATTTTAGCACGCGAACCTGGATCACGTGCAACAGATTTAATTTCTATAATACCATCGTAAATTTCTGGTACTTCCATGGTAAAAAGTTTTGCCATAAATTGAGGGTGTGTACGCGAAAGGAAAATTTGCGGTCCTCGCGGTTCACGATGTACGTCATTGACAAAAGCACGAATCCGATCTCCATAGTGAAAGGACTCACGAGGAATTAGTTCATCACGTCGTATTATAGCTTCTCCACGTCCTAGATCGACAATGACATTACCATATTCTACACGTTTAACTGTACCAGAGATTATTTCACCAACTTTATTTTTGAATTCTTCAAATTGTTGATCACGTTCTGCATCACGTATTTTTTGTACAATAACCTGTTTAGCAGATTGTGCTGCAATGCGTCCGAAATCCATAGGAGGTAAAGGGTCACAAAAAAAATCACCCACTTTTATATCGTCTTGGTGTTTTAGGGCGTCGGATAAAGCAATTTCAGTTGTATAATCTTCGACGATGTCAACAACTTGAAGCAAACGCTGTAATTTGATTTCACCTGTTTTAGAATTAATCTCAGCACGGATATTGG from Bartonella sp. WD16.2 encodes the following:
- a CDS encoding RNA-binding protein — translated: MNERTCIVTKKSASATALIRFVVGPNNQIIPDLKANLPGRGIWVSAHYNIIEEAIKRKAFSKNLKTDVEVASNLANIVDKLLLKSALGSLSMARKAGAVVTGLTKVDSAIRSGQVALILHAKEATEDSKRKILQAIYAIQQKTNQDIKVLSLFTSNEMSVAFGTNLVIHAALLNTKSAEGFSKTINKLIAYRDEKHNKPCEMTAKAVKEIQ
- the nusA gene encoding transcription termination factor NusA, with product MAISANRLELLQIADAVAREKSIDREIVISAMADAIQKAARSRYGQETNIRAEINSKTGEIKLQRLLQVVDIVEDYTTEIALSDALKHQDDIKVGDFFCDPLPPMDFGRIAAQSAKQVIVQKIRDAERDQQFEEFKNKVGEIISGTVKRVEYGNVIVDLGRGEAIIRRDELIPRESFHYGDRIRAFVNDVHREPRGPQIFLSRTHPQFMAKLFTMEVPEIYDGIIEIKSVARDPGSRAKIAVVSRDGSIDPVGACVGMRGSRVQAVVAELQGEKIDIIPWSPDAATFIVNALQPAEVSKVVLDEEAERIEVVVPDDQLSLAIGRRGQNVRLASQLTGWSIDILTEQEESENRQKEFNERSKLFMESLDVDEMVGQVMASEGFASIEEIAYVDLEEIASIDGFDRETASEIQSRAREYLEHKEKELDEKRKKLGVADELRELPGMTSAMLVAIGEDGIKTIDDFAGYAVDDLIGWRERKGGQVQNFSGILTPFDITRTDAEAMILAARVQAGWICQTDCVAENSTENEKINTVDEDTL